The DNA sequence TGGTTCCATAAGAGAACCAAAGTATGTCGAGTCGATTTTAGCAGAAGGGAAAGCAGACTTTGTTGCCATTGGACGTGGTCATATAGCCGATCCTGAATGGACAAAAAAGACATTAGAAGGACGAGAAAAGGAAATTAGATTGTGTATTTCTTGTTTACATTGCGCCTATTCCAAAGGTCATATATCGTGCTCTATTAATGTCCGTGCTGGTAGAGAGCTTGAATTTAATCAATTCCGAACAATCGGTGAGAGTCACCATGTAGTCATTGTTGGTGGTGGACCTGGAGGAATGGAAGCAGCACGGATTTTAACTTTAAAAGGATATACTGTAACGATATTGGAGAAAGCAAACGAATTAGGTGGACAATTACAGTTAGTGACAGAACCTGTCTATAAAAAGAAAATGAACTGGTATATCGATTATTTAGTGCATGAAATGGAACGGTTAAAAGTAGATATAAGGTTAAACGAGGAAGCGACAGTAGAAAAAATCAGAAGTTTTCATCCTCATGCGGTTATTTTAGCTACAGGAGGTAAACCACTTATCCCACAAATAAAAGGGATCGAACAACCGCATATTTACAACTATCAGGAAGTAAAATTAGAACAAAAAGTCGTTAAAAATAGTAAGGTTGCTGCAATTGGAAGTGGGATGGTTTGTCACAGCACTGTCCGCAAACTAATTGAAGCAGGCAATGAAGTAGTTTTGGTGGAAGTTCCGACAAAGTCAAGCTGTAAAATTAGTCCACAAACTAGAGCAAGGCTGTTGACTAAGTTAAAGAAAATGGGAGCAACGGTCATTACTAACCATAATGTGAGGAAAATATTACCGAATGCCATTCTTATAGAAGAGGAAAATTCAGGTGAGCAAATGGAAATTGTTGTTGATCAAGTAGTCATTGCTATGGGGGTTACATCGTACAATCCGCTAGAAATAGGATTGAGAGAACATCTCGACAATGTATTCGTCATTGGCGACGCAGCAGGACATGTATCCTTAGGAGAAGCAACTAAAGGAGGATTTGAAACGGGCTATGCCCTTGAGTCACTAGTCAGACAAGGCTAATGGGGACGGTTCTGGCTTGCCAGAACCGTTCTTTTTGTGAAGAATGGAAGAGAACTCGTTAATCTATCGACTATATGTGACAATCATCCGGCAAAGGAGAACCGTCCGAGACCGCTGAAAAAGTGTAAAAATTAATATATTGTTGCATTATTATTCAAAGTACCTAATTTATAAATTTATAGAAAGAGTTGAAGAGACCGGAGCAAGCGAGGTAACTGTCTCTTCCTCTACGAGCATAAGCTTTGAAGCGTATCCGTCGAGACAACTCGTAGCATTAGCGACGAAGCGACGCTCGTTCCTGCGGGAGTAAAGGCAGAGGTAAGACCCCGCAGATGCGCAGCATTGAGGAGGCTTACCAGCCGCCCGCGGAAAGCGAGTTTGCATAGGTCTCTTTAACTCCTATATACTAATAACCTTATATTTATTAGGGGCTCACTAAAAGCAAGTTCTTTTTCACTGGTTACGAACCGTCCCTGTTAGCCGATTAATCTTTGATCACCAAGCCGATCAGTGATGATAGTTGGATGGCTTGGTGGGAAGAAACTTTACAGCCATTTAAGTCGTTTATTGATACGATGAGGCTGTCAAATGTAGATGTGCTTATATCAATTCCTTTTAAAGGTGTTTGTTCAAAGTTTGTACCATCAAGTGTGCATAGGTTAAATTCAACTTTTTTTAGGATGCAGTCATAAAAGTCGGAGCCTTCAAGCATTGTCTCCTGGAATATCACCTTTTGTAGCTTTGAGTTTCCGAATGCTGCTAAGTTTAATAATGATTGATCAAACTTAACATTACCAAAGCTAGATTCAGTAAAATCAACACCTAACAATTTACAGTTATGAAACGTCACACGATGAATGGACGCTCCACTCAGCTTAGCATTGGAGAAATCACAGTTTTCAAACGTAACATCGGTAACATCTATTCTTCCGAATTCAGTGTTATTGAACCGACAATTTTTAACTACCATATTCGTTAGTCGTGCTCTTTCTAATACCTCATTTATAAAGTCCGCATCAGTTACACTGCACATTATAAGTTCATGGTCTTCTTCGTGAAAAATATCAGCAAAGTCCTTTGCAGGTAGTTCCTTCTGTATTTTAGGTAAATCAATTTTCATCAATATCATCTCCAAAGGATAGGGGATGTGTATAAGATCTTACCCCGTATATAATGAATATCTTCTATAACTATAATCAATTCTCAAAGCAATGAAAAGGCTATACTTTTATTGGAATGTGTGAGCAAGCTAGTTACTAACTAATGTAGTAATTATAGAATATTAGGATTTGTATTGTGGGAATTATCCATGTGATTTCCATAGAATTTAATTATAGTAGAGATGCTGCTTTCAGAGCCCCAGATTTTTTCTTCTTTATAATTCAAGTTGACCATTTTTTTCCATAAAGCTATGATGGAGACAATAGCAAAAGAAGGTGAATCATACGATGAATAGGCTTATTCATTTTCGTTTTGGTAACTTGAGATATTTATATATAGTACTCGTTGTTTTTACTATGTTATTAGGGTTAGCTTCGAGAAAATACAGTGACTTGCTTACATTATTTTTAGCGGAAAATGCTGGAGATGCGTTGTGGGCGATGATGATCTATTTTGGATTCCGTTTCTTACTGGTGAAAAAAAGCCTGATTACTGCTATCCTCCTTAGTTTACTGTTCTGCTTCGGAATTGAGTTTAGTCAGCTATACCAGGCAGAGTGGATTAACGAGATTCGAAGTACAGTGCTCGGAGCATTGATATTAGGCAAAGGCTTTCTCATAGTGGATCTGTTCCGATATGCAACAGGAATAGGGATAGCTGCTATTATTGATAAAGGAATACTCAAGTTTTCTCGGTCCATTTCTCTGAAGAGATAAAATATACATAGCAGAGTGAGGAAGGGAAATAGTAGGGAGATTTTTGTCAAAGTGAGTGAATAGGGACGGTTCCGGCTTGCCGGAACCGTTTTTTCTTTTTACTCAGATAGGCAAATGAGTAGGTTTGGCAAAGGAGAACCGTCCCCGTTAGCTTTTTTTGATGGGGCGTATGTGATTGGTGTCGCCTTCTAATGTGTGGCGTAGTTTTTCTAATTTGTTATCCCAGAATTGGTCAAAGTAAGCGAGCCATTCTTTTATTTCTAAGAATGCCTCTCGTTCTAGGTGGTACCTTTTTTCTCGGCCGAACCGTTGAACAGAAACTACTTGTGATTCAGATAGTACTTTTAAGTGCTTGGATACAGCTGGTCGACTTATTTCAAACTGTTCACTGATTAAAGTAACTGGCATATCACGCTTCGCGAGCATACGTACGATTTCTCGACGCGTTGGATCGGCAATTGCTTGAAAAACATCGTACTTTTTTTGAGCAGACATTTAACCTTCAACCACTTTTCTTAACGCTTCATAAACAATCGAATCCCAGCCGTTATCCATCGTATCTCGAATATCTTTATTCGTTTTGTCTGGACCTGGTCCTGGAACAATCTCATCAGCTTGTCCCCATCCACCGTGAATGAGAGTAAAAGAAGTTTTGTCTTCTTCTTCTTCAAGTAGGAAAGATACCTTCCATCCAGCGTCTCCCCATGTAAAAGTAAGTTCATTTGGTGGATCTAACGTAACAACCTTACATGGAGATGGTCCGAATGGAGAATGAATCGTAAACGTCGCCCCTTCTTCGGCAGTAAAATCGTTTTCCATAAACCAAGATGCGATTCCTTCTGCAGTAGCGACGGCCTGCCATACTTTTTCAATTGGTGCTTGAAATACTGTTTGTTTTCGAATTTCAGGAACTGTTGACATAAATTTATATCCTCCCTTCAATATGTAACCTTTTGGTTTCTTTTATAACACTTAGTATATGTAACCAAATGGTTTCGTGTCAAACCTTATTTAGTTTTTTATTATCTGATAAAAAATATACTAATTAAATGGAAGCAAGAACCATTCTATTCCTCGCTCCTTCCTAGAGGTGGTATTGTGATATAATAATCGAGTGGTCTTAGATTCCCTAACAATAATTACAGCATACGAGGAAGGTAATGGAATGAAAAAAGCTATTATATTTTTATTAATATGTTTCTTTGTCATTTTACTGACAGCTTGCTCTACTAGTGAAACGAATAAAGAGGCAGATAAAGGTTTTGAAAGCACGATTATCGTCGAGCAAAATGGATTATTAGTTTTAAACAAGCCTGGCGATGGATATGAAACTGTTGCTGTGTTTGAAGAAATAATCGATAACCATACATTTACAGCTTTAAATGAAAATGGAGAGGTAGTCTATTATTTGTACCACTCAAATTTCACAGAAAGTATAGAAGAATTGAATAATGGTGACGAAGTTTTCATCTCTTATCAAGGAGACTTAGAATCTGAGGATAAGTTAGTAATGTTCATTTCAAAGTTCTATTAAAGAGAGTAAGTAGGGACGGATCTCATTTGCCAAACGGCAAATGAGATCCGTCCCTATTCGCCTGATTCACCTAATTTATAAAAGGAATATCGACTCATTTATAGAAGTAAATGACAATACTAGAAAATGAATACAACGATTCTTAAGGAGGAAGGACTTATCATTAATTGGCAACCATTCGAGTTTTTTTTACATGAAAAAATGAAGCAGGAAAACATACCTGGTGTTGCTGTTGCAGCGTCTATAAATGGGGAAATCATCTATAGTAAAGGGTTCGGATACAGAAATGTGAATAAGAAGGAAAAGGTGACTCCCTCCACGATATTCGGTGTAGCTTCTGTTACAAAATCGTTTACAGCACTAGCGATTATGCTGCTTGAAGAGGAGGGGAAGTTATCTGCAACAGATAGCGTGGTGAAGCATTTGCCAGAACTGATGATTCCTGGCGTAGAAGATATGGCTGATATAAAAATTTATCATCTTCTGTCTCATACGACTGGTCTAGCTCCTTTAGAAAGAAGAGAAGACTTTAATCAAATAAAAGATCATATTACATACCTTACGCACGAGCACGAATTACTTGGGAAACCGGGTGACTATTTCAGCTACTGCAATGATAGTTTTATTCTGTTAGGTGCCATTATTGAAAGGATCACAGGTAAGCTTTTTCGTAGACATTTGACAGAGGTGTTACTAAACAGAATTGGCATGTATCGGACAACAATGAGCTTAGAGGAAGTTGCGAAGTATGAAGACGTCAGTACGCCGTACATTTGGAATAAGGACCAAGAATGTTTGGAAGAACAAGCATGGCCGACATTAGGAAATTATGAAGTAGGTGGTGGAATTCGTTCAAACGCTTTAGATTTATTAAAATACGGTGAGATATACACGATGAATAAACCAGCTATTATTGCCCAGGAAACTATAAGAAAAATGTGGTCTGATCCCTTTCCAGTGACGGAGGATTCTTATTATGGGTACGGGTTTAAAGTTACTCCAAATTACTGTGGTGAAAATATGACACTAGTTGAACACGGCGGAGGACAGCCTGGCGTCTCCTCCAACTTTGGTTTTGTACCGGAGAAAGGGATCGTAGTCACAGTATTATGTAATGTTTCCAATGTGTCTGCAGACGATATATGGTTACAAGCGATGAATACTGTATTAGCTCTCCCTTTAGAGCAAAAAAGAATAGCATATACAATCACAGAAGTATCGCCTCAGAAAGCGAAGCGATATATTGGAAGCTATCACTCAAATGAAGGAAATACAGCATCAATAATAATAGAAGATGATCAGCTCAAGCTAAAATCTAATGGGGAGAAATATATACTAAAAGGCTGCACCGAAAGGGAAAATACATTCATTATTGAAACGACAGGAAAAACGATCTCGTTTTTCTTAGATGATAAAGACGAAGCATGGGCAGTGCTACTAGGCTCAAGGATGCTAACAAAAAAAGGCTAAAAGGCTAATAGGGACGGTTCTGGCTTGCCAGAACCGTCCCTACTCTTAAACTATTAGCAGATCAAAGAATTTATCCAGTAGATTGATAGAGTTTCTCCCCATGACGCAGGTTAGAAAACTTTTAAGTAATGTATTGGGCAAACAAGCTAACACTGTTCGAATGTCTTGAAGTGAAGGTCTATCATACTAATCATTGTTAATAAATCTGTCTTTTACCTCTTCAGCAAAATAGTAATAATCTACATCATGGGAAGAGATTTGGTCATTTGTTAGAATGCTTTCGATGTTGTATTTCCCTTGATTAAGAGCTATAATTTCGTATAATTCTTGATTTGCGTTCCAAGATAAAAAAAGTATATAATTATTACCTGATTTTAGTCGTTCATAGTCTTCAAAAGTTAATAGTTTCATGTTATTATCTATCTCGATTGGATACATAGGTTCCATAATTTCTATAACATCACCTATATTTACTTTTTTCTCAAGGTCTTTGAAAATCTTACTTATCTTTATTTCTGTGGATGTAAACCCTGCATAGGGGTTATTAAGCAAATGGTT is a window from the Evansella cellulosilytica DSM 2522 genome containing:
- a CDS encoding FAD-dependent oxidoreductase; its protein translation is MKYRYLFSKGYIGKLTLQNRVIMPGMCTNLAGANGEVTDHLLRYYEERAMGGTGLIITEFAVIDHELGKGAVNQLRISHDSYVTGFYRLANVVHKYGSKLFVQLHHAGRESNSLLTDGKQIVAPSPVTCEAIGEKPRELTTEEVKELVKKFVTAAIRCKEAGVDGVELHGAHGYLISQFLNPHTNLRTDMYGGSFANRMRFLEEIIIGIKEQCGNDYPVIVRLSVDEFDEDGIDVALSKNISRYLEKIGVDAIHASAGNYNSMEKVIESPLYEQGWRVYLAEEIKKEVNIPVITVGSIREPKYVESILAEGKADFVAIGRGHIADPEWTKKTLEGREKEIRLCISCLHCAYSKGHISCSINVRAGRELEFNQFRTIGESHHVVIVGGGPGGMEAARILTLKGYTVTILEKANELGGQLQLVTEPVYKKKMNWYIDYLVHEMERLKVDIRLNEEATVEKIRSFHPHAVILATGGKPLIPQIKGIEQPHIYNYQEVKLEQKVVKNSKVAAIGSGMVCHSTVRKLIEAGNEVVLVEVPTKSSCKISPQTRARLLTKLKKMGATVITNHNVRKILPNAILIEEENSGEQMEIVVDQVVIAMGVTSYNPLEIGLREHLDNVFVIGDAAGHVSLGEATKGGFETGYALESLVRQG
- a CDS encoding pentapeptide repeat-containing protein, with product MKIDLPKIQKELPAKDFADIFHEEDHELIMCSVTDADFINEVLERARLTNMVVKNCRFNNTEFGRIDVTDVTFENCDFSNAKLSGASIHRVTFHNCKLLGVDFTESSFGNVKFDQSLLNLAAFGNSKLQKVIFQETMLEGSDFYDCILKKVEFNLCTLDGTNFEQTPLKGIDISTSTFDSLIVSINDLNGCKVSSHQAIQLSSLIGLVIKD
- a CDS encoding DUF2809 domain-containing protein — encoded protein: MNRLIHFRFGNLRYLYIVLVVFTMLLGLASRKYSDLLTLFLAENAGDALWAMMIYFGFRFLLVKKSLITAILLSLLFCFGIEFSQLYQAEWINEIRSTVLGALILGKGFLIVDLFRYATGIGIAAIIDKGILKFSRSISLKR
- a CDS encoding ArsR/SmtB family transcription factor, which gives rise to MSAQKKYDVFQAIADPTRREIVRMLAKRDMPVTLISEQFEISRPAVSKHLKVLSESQVVSVQRFGREKRYHLEREAFLEIKEWLAYFDQFWDNKLEKLRHTLEGDTNHIRPIKKS
- a CDS encoding SRPBCC family protein, which translates into the protein MSTVPEIRKQTVFQAPIEKVWQAVATAEGIASWFMENDFTAEEGATFTIHSPFGPSPCKVVTLDPPNELTFTWGDAGWKVSFLLEEEEDKTSFTLIHGGWGQADEIVPGPGPDKTNKDIRDTMDNGWDSIVYEALRKVVEG
- a CDS encoding serine hydrolase domain-containing protein, yielding MNTTILKEEGLIINWQPFEFFLHEKMKQENIPGVAVAASINGEIIYSKGFGYRNVNKKEKVTPSTIFGVASVTKSFTALAIMLLEEEGKLSATDSVVKHLPELMIPGVEDMADIKIYHLLSHTTGLAPLERREDFNQIKDHITYLTHEHELLGKPGDYFSYCNDSFILLGAIIERITGKLFRRHLTEVLLNRIGMYRTTMSLEEVAKYEDVSTPYIWNKDQECLEEQAWPTLGNYEVGGGIRSNALDLLKYGEIYTMNKPAIIAQETIRKMWSDPFPVTEDSYYGYGFKVTPNYCGENMTLVEHGGGQPGVSSNFGFVPEKGIVVTVLCNVSNVSADDIWLQAMNTVLALPLEQKRIAYTITEVSPQKAKRYIGSYHSNEGNTASIIIEDDQLKLKSNGEKYILKGCTERENTFIIETTGKTISFFLDDKDEAWAVLLGSRMLTKKG